From Anaerohalosphaera lusitana, one genomic window encodes:
- a CDS encoding SpoVG family protein — MEITEVRVKLVANKDDRLKGFCSMTLDNDFVVRDIKVIEGTNGLFVAMPSRKMSDHCPQCGGKNHLRAKYCNNCGAHLPEERVKQDSKGRLKLHADIAHPINAECRKRIQDAIVKAYEEEVEKSKSPDYRPVNMDTDDYDVPDGQ, encoded by the coding sequence ATGGAAATCACCGAAGTAAGAGTGAAGTTAGTAGCCAACAAGGATGATCGGCTCAAAGGTTTTTGCTCAATGACGCTCGACAACGATTTTGTAGTCAGGGACATCAAGGTCATTGAGGGAACGAACGGCTTGTTCGTAGCTATGCCGTCTCGCAAGATGAGTGATCACTGCCCGCAGTGCGGGGGTAAGAATCATCTTCGCGCGAAGTACTGCAACAACTGCGGTGCTCATCTTCCTGAGGAGCGGGTCAAGCAGGACTCAAAGGGAAGGCTCAAACTTCATGCTGACATCGCTCATCCGATCAATGCGGAATGCCGTAAAAGGATCCAGGATGCGATCGTAAAGGCCTATGAGGAGGAAGTGGAAAAGTCCAAGTCTCCAGATTACAGGCCTGTCAACATGGATACGGACGACTACGATGTGCCTGATGGTCAGTAA
- a CDS encoding DUF368 domain-containing protein, translating to MSSNRLNGKSQTYIQDKVLLFLKGVLMGICDLIPGISGGTIAFITGIYERLINSVKAFSPALFRSVFRAITDSGTETRRNLRENIQKLDLGFLLVLLSGIATAILLGSRLIKYLLEVHFSYTLIFFVGLILASSRIIYRNIQNHKLKNVAFGLLGFVIGIVLGFIVPKEMMDNYLYVFIGGFFAISAMFLPGISGAFILLIMGLYEFIIDCLHNVFKSMDYIFVFGLGALFGAFAITRIISFLFRKDKCKTLYVLLGLVIGATSIPLKRIYQDASFSPGNILLMLFFFLVSFFLVYAVSNYKKFYTNKTSVNQAAECMTTGDEPCCKPPKSPSRRR from the coding sequence GTGTCTTCTAACCGTTTAAATGGGAAAAGTCAGACATACATTCAAGACAAGGTGCTGTTGTTTTTAAAGGGCGTACTCATGGGCATCTGCGACCTGATCCCCGGTATTTCCGGAGGAACCATTGCATTCATCACCGGGATATATGAAAGACTCATCAACTCGGTTAAGGCATTTTCTCCGGCTCTTTTCCGCAGTGTATTTCGAGCCATAACTGATTCGGGCACTGAAACCAGACGCAACCTTCGCGAAAACATTCAAAAACTCGATCTGGGTTTTCTGCTGGTTCTGCTTTCCGGGATTGCAACAGCCATTTTGCTCGGTTCCCGGCTGATCAAGTACCTGCTGGAAGTTCATTTCTCCTACACGCTGATCTTTTTCGTGGGGCTGATCCTGGCATCCTCAAGAATCATCTACAGGAACATCCAAAATCACAAGTTGAAAAATGTAGCGTTTGGGCTTTTGGGTTTTGTCATCGGCATCGTATTGGGTTTTATCGTTCCCAAGGAGATGATGGATAACTATCTTTATGTCTTTATAGGCGGCTTTTTCGCGATCAGTGCCATGTTTCTGCCGGGCATCTCCGGTGCGTTCATTTTGTTGATCATGGGACTGTACGAATTCATAATTGACTGCCTGCACAATGTTTTCAAGAGCATGGACTATATTTTTGTCTTTGGTCTGGGGGCCTTATTCGGAGCTTTTGCCATCACAAGAATAATAAGTTTTCTGTTTCGAAAGGATAAATGCAAAACACTTTATGTCTTGCTTGGTCTTGTAATCGGAGCCACGAGCATCCCCCTGAAAAGAATCTATCAGGACGCTTCGTTCAGCCCGGGGAATATACTTCTGATGCTCTTTTTCTTTTTGGTGAGTTTCTTCCTTGTATATGCTGTATCCAATTATAAGAAGTTTTACACAAATAAAACTTCAGTAAATCAGGCGGCCGAATGTATGACCACCGGTGATGAACCCTGCTGCAAGCCTCCTAAAAGTCCGTCCAGGCGGCGGTAA
- the gspE gene encoding type II secretion system ATPase GspE, translating into MKQLLINTAKRTGIVNPDSLAQYLEDTAQDSRRIDQKLLTAPNFTEDAVLQLFADALGLEYYSEITADDVPSKFVETVPATYAQHHYLIGIQNGTDELSVVTASPLDTAAVDNVSKLTGLPTKPALASKTTITAAIDVAYEQKTTVIEEVAEELDSQNLDDLADEVQSSDDLLDVVNRPPVIRLVNDVLFRALQMRASDIHIHPFETKIQIRYRIDGILYDTLSLNRNVLSLVISRIKVMAGMDIAERRMPQDGRTSVRLGQREIDLRVSTVPTSYGERAVLRILDKTTGLLDMKDLGFAENDRKRFDGMINRSHGVIFVTGPTGSGKSTTLYSCLNRIDSTQKNVMTVEDPIEYQLPGISQMQVASKKGVTFVNALRHILRQDPDVIMVGEVRDQETAATAIQSSLTGHLVFSTLHTNDSAGAVSRLLDFDIEPYLVSSSLLCILAQRLVRRICPECRQAYEPSAHELRELGIGPGNENTKFYVGTGCSKCFDTGYRGRIGIYELLTVDEDLREMIYRRDSSGVIKKKAIENGMRTLRMDGSDKAAQGVTTVAEVLRVTQPD; encoded by the coding sequence ATGAAACAATTACTAATAAATACAGCCAAAAGAACCGGAATAGTAAATCCCGATTCGCTGGCTCAGTATCTGGAGGACACCGCACAGGACTCCAGACGCATCGACCAGAAACTGCTCACCGCGCCCAATTTTACCGAGGACGCGGTACTGCAGCTCTTCGCCGATGCGCTCGGGCTTGAATACTATTCCGAAATAACCGCAGACGATGTGCCCTCGAAGTTCGTCGAGACCGTCCCTGCTACCTACGCCCAGCACCATTACCTGATCGGAATCCAGAACGGCACCGACGAGCTGTCCGTGGTAACCGCGTCACCGCTCGATACCGCAGCGGTCGACAACGTCTCGAAACTAACGGGCCTGCCCACAAAGCCGGCCCTGGCGTCCAAGACGACCATCACCGCGGCCATCGACGTCGCATATGAGCAGAAGACGACCGTCATCGAAGAAGTCGCTGAAGAACTCGACTCGCAGAACCTCGACGATCTGGCTGACGAGGTCCAGAGCTCCGACGACCTGCTCGACGTCGTAAACCGTCCGCCGGTCATCAGGCTCGTAAACGATGTCCTCTTCCGCGCACTGCAGATGCGTGCCAGCGACATCCACATACATCCGTTCGAAACAAAAATACAGATACGCTACCGCATCGACGGCATACTATACGACACCCTCAGCCTCAATCGCAACGTCCTCTCACTGGTCATCTCCCGTATCAAGGTCATGGCCGGCATGGACATCGCTGAGCGACGTATGCCCCAGGACGGCCGAACATCCGTCCGCCTCGGTCAGCGTGAGATCGACCTGCGTGTCAGCACCGTCCCCACAAGCTACGGCGAACGTGCTGTACTGCGTATTCTCGACAAAACCACCGGCCTGCTGGACATGAAGGACCTCGGGTTCGCGGAAAACGACCGAAAACGATTCGACGGCATGATCAACCGTTCCCACGGCGTGATCTTCGTAACAGGTCCCACGGGTTCGGGTAAAAGTACAACGCTCTACTCATGTCTCAACCGTATCGACTCGACTCAGAAAAACGTCATGACCGTCGAGGACCCGATCGAATATCAGCTTCCGGGCATCAGTCAGATGCAGGTAGCGAGCAAAAAAGGCGTTACCTTCGTAAACGCCCTTCGGCACATCCTGCGTCAGGACCCCGACGTGATAATGGTCGGTGAGGTGCGTGACCAGGAGACAGCCGCTACCGCGATCCAGTCCTCTCTGACCGGTCACCTCGTATTCAGTACGCTGCATACGAACGACTCGGCAGGTGCCGTCTCGCGACTGCTCGATTTCGACATCGAGCCGTATCTCGTCAGCTCGTCGCTGCTGTGCATACTAGCCCAGCGTCTAGTAAGGCGTATCTGCCCCGAGTGCCGCCAGGCGTACGAACCCAGCGCACACGAGCTTCGCGAACTCGGCATAGGACCGGGCAATGAAAATACGAAATTCTACGTCGGCACAGGCTGCTCGAAATGCTTCGACACAGGCTATCGCGGCCGTATCGGCATCTACGAGCTGCTCACAGTCGACGAGGACCTTCGCGAAATGATCTACCGCCGTGACTCATCAGGCGTCATAAAGAAAAAAGCGATCGAAAACGGCATGCGAACACTGCGAATGGACGGTTCAGATAAAGCGGCACAGGGTGTGACAACAGTCGCAGAGGTCCTCAGAGTGACCCAGCCCGACTAG
- the amrA gene encoding AmmeMemoRadiSam system protein A, producing the protein MDLRQKKLLLKIAKNSVESAVTGSSNEPPKVDDPDLLQQCGCFVTLKNGNQLRGCIGQFTSDKPLADLVDEMGVSASRRDPRFLTNPITPEELPELNIEISVLSPLEKTGNPLSLEIGTHGIYIISGLSSGCLLPQVAVETGWSKEEFLSYCCQYKAGLAPDAWQDPATDVYLFTAEAFDEDWQII; encoded by the coding sequence ATGGATTTACGGCAAAAAAAATTACTGCTGAAAATAGCAAAAAATAGTGTGGAATCTGCCGTAACAGGTTCGTCCAATGAGCCACCGAAAGTCGATGATCCCGACCTGCTTCAGCAATGCGGCTGCTTCGTCACCCTGAAAAACGGCAATCAGCTCCGCGGCTGCATAGGCCAGTTTACGTCCGATAAGCCGCTCGCAGACCTCGTCGACGAAATGGGCGTTTCAGCCTCACGTCGCGACCCGCGATTCCTCACAAACCCCATTACACCTGAAGAATTGCCCGAGCTGAATATCGAAATATCCGTACTTTCTCCACTGGAAAAAACGGGTAACCCCTTATCGCTCGAGATCGGCACGCACGGAATATACATCATCAGCGGCCTCTCTTCAGGTTGCCTGCTGCCCCAGGTCGCCGTCGAAACCGGCTGGTCAAAAGAAGAATTTCTTTCCTACTGCTGCCAATACAAGGCTGGCCTCGCACCAGACGCCTGGCAGGACCCGGCAACCGATGTATACCTGTTCACCGCTGAGGCATTCGACGAAGACTGGCAAATCATTTGA
- a CDS encoding type IV pilus modification PilV family protein: MKSRRTKKHGFTLMEVVLALALLAGVICAILAATSNLLQATLDSRNRMRAFETARMNMEKLLAQTSVEEMNEYGASEKYPEISWETVVEPFYEPITNRMWIQATCSATYLDRDAEQQQVELTNWVTDLSKEDVQKILDQQKREEEFLEELEEYPYGDSPEGLYKHASVLADTGDYQRTAIVVDELLERYPDSDPAEGIKNKLPEWSEEAADQGDYRSASRMGRTVFKYFPSSSAADQIRPKQSEWEEKEKTQPRNEPSQPDEPSDPRDPTDDNQDRDDQQDQQPDENQPDDQQQEKQAMDMTVEELMENYNIDRSTAEMFYKLFQSFK, translated from the coding sequence ATGAAAAGCAGAAGAACTAAAAAACACGGCTTCACACTGATGGAGGTGGTGCTCGCACTGGCCCTGCTCGCAGGGGTTATCTGCGCGATACTCGCCGCCACCAGCAATCTGCTCCAGGCCACACTCGATTCGAGAAATCGCATGCGGGCCTTCGAAACGGCCAGAATGAACATGGAAAAACTGCTCGCCCAGACCTCCGTTGAGGAAATGAACGAGTACGGCGCATCAGAAAAGTACCCGGAGATAAGCTGGGAAACCGTCGTGGAACCGTTCTATGAACCCATCACAAACCGCATGTGGATCCAGGCAACCTGCTCAGCCACCTATCTCGACCGCGATGCCGAACAGCAGCAGGTCGAGCTTACCAACTGGGTCACCGACCTGTCCAAAGAGGACGTGCAGAAGATCCTCGACCAGCAAAAACGCGAAGAAGAATTCCTCGAAGAACTCGAAGAGTACCCATACGGCGACAGCCCGGAAGGCCTCTACAAACACGCCAGCGTCCTCGCCGACACAGGTGATTACCAGCGAACCGCGATCGTCGTCGATGAACTGCTCGAAAGATACCCGGACTCCGATCCCGCCGAGGGCATTAAGAACAAACTCCCCGAATGGTCGGAAGAAGCCGCCGACCAGGGCGATTACAGGTCAGCTTCCAGAATGGGCAGAACAGTCTTCAAATACTTCCCCTCGAGCTCCGCAGCCGACCAGATACGCCCCAAACAATCTGAATGGGAAGAAAAAGAAAAAACGCAGCCGCGCAATGAACCCTCACAGCCGGACGAGCCATCCGACCCGCGCGATCCGACCGATGACAACCAGGACCGGGACGACCAACAGGATCAGCAGCCGGACGAAAACCAGCCTGATGACCAGCAACAGGAAAAACAAGCAATGGATATGACAGTAGAAGAGTTAATGGAAAATTACAATATAGACAGAAGTACCGCTGAGATGTTCTACAAGCTCTTCCAGTCTTTTAAATGA
- a CDS encoding type II secretion system F family protein, whose translation MARFAYTAINHNGKTVKGTVTAESPFSARKHLRAKGIHPTGIKQAPREEQSASIKRIFKKNSKAQVTEFTRQLSTMLNSGIKLTEAISVLVQQLSDEEFKHAITDLRDRVISGESFADILGEYPQYFDVIYVNMVRVGEVTGTLSESLATIADFMEKRRRVESKMFTAMIYPMILITACTIAVFILTVFILPKIIEQIPTKELPWITEAMMKTSEVMRSPWALAIFGGIAVIITAYKKFVKTPRGARIRDKFLLSLPMFGPLIRQRIIARFASTLSTLLGSGLSMAESLKIVAQVSGNTIMADAITRSRERILSGADIATPLRDSGVIDPTIAHMVTVGEKSGELEQMLMSISQNLESNSDVVIERLSAALEPVIIVGLVIVVGLVVFATILPILQYSSQI comes from the coding sequence ATGGCAAGATTTGCATACACAGCAATAAACCACAACGGCAAAACAGTCAAAGGCACTGTGACCGCTGAAAGTCCGTTCTCAGCCCGAAAACACCTCCGCGCAAAGGGCATCCACCCTACGGGCATAAAGCAGGCCCCGCGCGAAGAACAGTCAGCGTCTATCAAACGCATATTCAAGAAGAACAGCAAGGCCCAGGTCACCGAATTCACCCGCCAGCTCTCGACTATGCTAAACTCGGGCATCAAGCTCACCGAGGCGATCTCGGTACTGGTCCAGCAGCTATCGGACGAAGAATTCAAGCATGCGATAACCGACCTGCGCGACCGCGTCATCAGCGGCGAATCCTTCGCGGACATCCTCGGCGAATACCCGCAGTACTTCGACGTCATCTACGTCAACATGGTACGCGTCGGTGAGGTAACCGGAACGCTGTCCGAGTCGCTGGCCACTATCGCCGACTTCATGGAAAAACGACGTCGCGTCGAATCCAAAATGTTCACCGCGATGATCTACCCGATGATCCTCATCACCGCCTGTACGATCGCCGTGTTCATCCTGACAGTTTTCATACTGCCCAAGATCATCGAGCAGATCCCCACAAAGGAACTGCCCTGGATAACCGAGGCGATGATGAAAACCAGCGAAGTAATGCGAAGCCCCTGGGCACTGGCTATTTTCGGCGGTATCGCAGTCATCATCACGGCCTACAAGAAATTCGTCAAGACACCCCGCGGAGCACGTATCAGGGACAAGTTTCTACTCTCCCTGCCGATGTTCGGCCCGCTGATCAGGCAAAGGATCATCGCGCGTTTCGCGTCGACGCTGTCAACACTGCTCGGCTCGGGCCTTTCCATGGCTGAATCGCTCAAGATCGTCGCACAGGTCAGCGGAAACACCATCATGGCCGACGCCATAACAAGGTCGCGAGAACGCATACTCTCCGGTGCCGACATCGCAACCCCCCTTCGCGACAGCGGCGTGATAGACCCCACGATCGCCCATATGGTCACCGTAGGCGAAAAGTCCGGTGAACTCGAACAAATGCTTATGTCAATTTCCCAGAACCTCGAGTCCAATTCCGACGTAGTAATCGAGCGTTTATCCGCAGCATTGGAACCCGTGATCATCGTCGGACTGGTTATAGTTGTGGGCCTGGTGGTCTTTGCAACCATTCTGCCGATACTTCAGTATTCTTCGCAGATTTAA
- a CDS encoding flagellar biosynthesis anti-sigma factor FlgM, producing MNSTDCDRVKRLRTDPPSEKRLTEVFQQESERFADELHKNLNHTPLGKLLGMIAALPEVRHEKVLRARDRIETGEIDKDLDAAMDRMLEDLLS from the coding sequence ATGAATTCTACAGATTGCGACCGCGTAAAGCGTCTCCGCACTGATCCCCCCTCCGAAAAAAGACTCACGGAAGTCTTTCAGCAGGAGAGCGAGAGATTTGCGGATGAACTGCACAAAAACCTGAACCACACGCCCCTGGGCAAACTTCTGGGCATGATTGCCGCCCTTCCGGAGGTTCGGCACGAAAAGGTTCTGCGTGCCAGGGACCGTATCGAGACAGGCGAGATCGACAAGGACCTCGACGCAGCAATGGACAGAATGCTGGAGGACCTTCTAAGCTGA
- a CDS encoding type IV pilus modification PilV family protein has product MIMKNSYRQNSSKHHAGFSMLEVVTAVVAASIIMIATLTAFNRIRSATHTMHKAIGSRDKVSDVLQLITEDLDTLAMPGSDTRLSVRNHTFRGITRARLTIENRIYDSSNKAHTFESVTWQTDYDPDSQSFILYRAHGGMALEDPILDTVGTEESPSQEDLQDSDLEPFIPVATGLTYFEILGMANGRELQTWASSKLPTAVKIVLSFADPVEVAPGEFEILEEDLVTRVIAVDRTRKIKYSFMKEEYELPDPNDFSYEEDQEDLDEDTEGEMTDQSADELEFEENE; this is encoded by the coding sequence ATGATCATGAAAAACAGCTATCGGCAAAACAGCAGCAAGCACCACGCAGGCTTCAGCATGCTCGAAGTCGTCACCGCCGTTGTAGCCGCATCCATCATCATGATCGCGACGCTGACCGCTTTCAACAGGATACGCTCGGCCACACATACAATGCACAAAGCCATCGGCTCACGCGACAAGGTTTCCGACGTCCTTCAACTGATCACTGAGGACCTGGACACACTCGCAATGCCCGGCTCCGATACACGACTGTCCGTAAGAAACCACACATTCCGCGGCATCACGAGAGCCAGGCTAACCATTGAGAACAGAATTTACGACAGCAGCAACAAGGCCCACACCTTCGAAAGCGTCACCTGGCAGACCGATTACGATCCTGACAGCCAGTCATTCATCCTCTATCGTGCCCACGGCGGCATGGCCCTTGAGGACCCTATCCTCGACACCGTCGGCACTGAAGAGAGCCCCTCGCAAGAGGACCTGCAGGACTCGGACCTGGAGCCTTTCATTCCTGTCGCCACGGGCCTGACCTACTTCGAAATACTGGGCATGGCAAACGGCAGAGAGCTGCAAACCTGGGCGTCTTCCAAACTGCCCACAGCCGTAAAAATAGTCCTCTCTTTCGCCGACCCCGTCGAAGTCGCGCCCGGCGAGTTCGAGATACTCGAAGAGGACCTCGTGACCCGAGTCATAGCTGTGGACCGTACACGCAAGATAAAATACAGCTTCATGAAAGAGGAATACGAACTGCCCGACCCGAATGATTTCTCATATGAAGAAGATCAGGAGGACCTGGACGAAGACACTGAAGGCGAAATGACGGATCAGTCGGCAGACGAACTCGAATTTGAAGAAAATGAATAG
- a CDS encoding type II secretion system protein GspK, translating into MNRSALIKSNPRQKGAALILVLLVLVLASTAVYTIGSRMSTHRHREQYVIDYQNARYAADSAMKYALATVGEMDFELRQSEYATEFWDFSDLFQLNEEEYKQLQLYLAANPELMFDKSDIYKKGTKLNDLKKSGEFKTIDEFFERADYDNPAVDPNTVTVPGPYGPEWPYVTDPMEIEIGDATVKIEIEDENAKMPIMWPTIKDEEYRRQAKDSFDIFCGYMGLSWEDVDLLEKQLDTVAEYKEFKPSTKPTATEKPVKQTSRPSQPNARDRRRNTANRSRTVTRRRSATADAGDFARLLHGSIVDLEKLAEPIDNTGDRYVAPLKYLAVWGSQKVNINTAPRHVLEAAFAFGGSPAEVTEAVIQERKQQPFKDIEDFETRMYGFSDIIRRTKPFITTQSKFFSIKVTAERGNARTVSVATVVKDDKKVSTVAQYSY; encoded by the coding sequence ATGAATAGAAGCGCACTTATAAAATCCAATCCACGACAAAAAGGTGCAGCACTCATACTCGTTCTGCTTGTGCTCGTACTCGCCAGCACCGCTGTATACACCATAGGCTCGCGCATGTCCACGCACCGCCATCGCGAACAGTACGTGATAGACTACCAGAACGCACGCTACGCCGCCGATTCCGCCATGAAATACGCCCTGGCAACCGTCGGCGAAATGGACTTCGAACTCCGCCAGAGCGAATATGCAACCGAGTTCTGGGACTTCTCCGATCTGTTCCAGTTGAACGAAGAAGAATACAAACAACTGCAGCTATACCTGGCCGCCAACCCCGAACTGATGTTCGACAAGAGCGACATATACAAAAAGGGAACCAAACTCAACGATCTCAAAAAATCCGGCGAGTTCAAAACCATCGACGAATTCTTCGAACGAGCCGACTACGACAATCCCGCAGTCGATCCTAACACTGTCACCGTGCCAGGCCCGTACGGACCCGAATGGCCCTACGTAACCGATCCGATGGAGATCGAAATTGGCGACGCCACCGTAAAGATCGAGATCGAGGACGAAAACGCAAAGATGCCCATAATGTGGCCCACGATAAAAGACGAAGAATACCGTCGGCAGGCAAAAGACTCCTTCGACATCTTCTGCGGCTACATGGGCCTGAGCTGGGAAGACGTTGACCTGCTCGAAAAGCAGCTTGACACAGTCGCCGAGTACAAAGAATTCAAACCGTCAACCAAGCCGACCGCCACAGAAAAACCGGTCAAACAAACATCCAGACCATCCCAGCCGAACGCCCGAGATCGCAGAAGGAATACTGCAAACCGCAGCCGAACCGTAACAAGACGCCGATCCGCCACCGCCGACGCCGGCGACTTCGCCCGTCTGCTCCATGGCTCGATAGTGGATCTCGAAAAACTTGCAGAGCCCATAGACAACACCGGCGACCGCTACGTTGCACCTCTCAAATATCTCGCTGTATGGGGCTCGCAGAAAGTCAATATAAACACCGCCCCGCGCCATGTACTCGAAGCAGCATTCGCCTTCGGAGGAAGCCCGGCAGAGGTAACCGAAGCAGTCATACAGGAGCGAAAACAGCAGCCATTCAAGGATATCGAGGACTTCGAAACCCGAATGTACGGCTTTTCGGACATAATTCGCCGCACAAAACCGTTCATAACGACGCAAAGTAAGTTCTTTTCGATAAAAGTTACTGCCGAACGCGGAAATGCAAGAACAGTATCAGTGGCAACCGTCGTAAAAGACGACAAGAAAGTCTCTACCGTCGCACAATACAGCTATTGA
- a CDS encoding Maf family protein, whose translation MNKSSDFILASASPRRKKLLREAGYSFDIIPSQVDESAFPTEGIASDEHTMLLAAAKARNVANTHPDRLVLGADTIVDLNGQIIGKPRDAAHAEQITRDLFSEPHKVITGLALVRLSDNLEIIRHAVTTVYPRKLTEQQIADHIAAGDWQGKAGAYGIQETGDEFVERIEGSFTNVIGLPLELVKELLDPLLSE comes from the coding sequence ATGAACAAAAGTTCCGACTTCATCCTCGCCTCGGCCTCCCCGCGACGAAAGAAACTGCTCCGCGAAGCCGGCTACAGCTTCGACATCATCCCATCCCAGGTTGACGAATCCGCATTCCCAACCGAGGGCATCGCCTCCGACGAACACACCATGCTCCTCGCCGCCGCAAAGGCCAGAAATGTCGCAAACACCCACCCCGACCGTCTCGTACTCGGCGCAGACACCATCGTCGATCTCAACGGACAAATAATCGGCAAACCCCGCGACGCCGCCCACGCCGAACAGATAACCCGAGACCTCTTCAGCGAACCTCATAAAGTCATTACCGGCCTGGCCCTCGTCAGGCTCAGCGACAATCTGGAGATCATCCGCCACGCTGTCACCACAGTCTACCCGCGCAAACTCACAGAACAGCAGATCGCCGACCATATCGCCGCCGGCGACTGGCAAGGCAAAGCAGGCGCATACGGCATACAGGAAACCGGTGATGAATTCGTCGAGCGCATAGAAGGCTCATTCACAAACGTTATCGGCCTGCCGCTCGAACTCGTAAAAGAATTGCTCGACCCCCTGCTGTCAGAATAA
- the ispE gene encoding 4-(cytidine 5'-diphospho)-2-C-methyl-D-erythritol kinase: MVELKCELAILFSERASMSPEFKEQFEDIEGGVVVRAPAKINLSLLIAGKREDGFHEIETVMAKVNWYDELLIERIESGIELFCEGPYWAPEGPENLVWRACRRVFDEAGVEYGVRFTLRKNIPAGTGLGSASSDCAAAVMGLDRLFDLGLSRGQQMRIGGELGSDVPFFMGGPVAYCTGRGEKIDEKRCNFFFKTILLLPDVTVSTKKVYENYHHDEDEYRRLHGEISQYIAENRIDLLGSICENMLAASCFDLYPRLSDLKSRSGSLGPGRVCLSGSGSAMYCMVTDVEEHEIEDFQSMLRERMGCESLLLYSNRW; the protein is encoded by the coding sequence GTGGTAGAATTGAAATGCGAATTAGCGATACTTTTTAGTGAGCGAGCATCGATGAGTCCGGAATTCAAGGAGCAATTTGAGGACATAGAGGGAGGGGTGGTGGTCCGTGCACCTGCGAAGATCAATCTGAGTCTGCTGATAGCGGGCAAGCGGGAGGACGGTTTTCATGAGATCGAGACGGTGATGGCGAAAGTGAACTGGTACGATGAGCTTTTGATAGAGCGGATCGAAAGCGGGATCGAGCTGTTCTGCGAAGGGCCTTACTGGGCGCCGGAGGGGCCCGAGAATCTGGTCTGGCGGGCGTGCAGGCGGGTTTTTGATGAAGCGGGAGTGGAATATGGTGTGCGATTCACGCTCAGGAAGAATATACCGGCAGGCACCGGTCTGGGCAGCGCCAGCAGTGACTGTGCGGCGGCGGTCATGGGGCTCGACAGACTTTTTGATCTTGGCCTGTCTAGGGGACAGCAGATGCGGATAGGCGGCGAGCTCGGCAGTGATGTGCCGTTTTTTATGGGCGGTCCTGTTGCGTATTGCACGGGCAGGGGAGAAAAGATTGACGAAAAGCGGTGTAATTTTTTCTTTAAGACAATTTTGTTGTTGCCCGATGTAACTGTATCTACTAAAAAGGTTTACGAGAATTATCACCATGACGAGGACGAATACAGGCGTTTGCATGGTGAAATTAGCCAGTACATTGCGGAAAATAGGATTGATTTGTTGGGCAGTATTTGTGAGAATATGCTAGCGGCAAGTTGTTTCGATCTTTATCCGCGTTTGAGCGATCTTAAAAGTCGGAGCGGGTCGCTGGGGCCCGGGCGAGTTTGCCTGAGCGGCAGCGGTTCAGCAATGTATTGCATGGTGACCGACGTGGAGGAGCATGAGATTGAAGATTTTCAGTCGATGCTGAGGGAACGCATGGGCTGCGAAAGTCTATTATTGTACAGCAATAGATGGTAA
- the gspG gene encoding type II secretion system major pseudopilin GspG has translation MRAKRRNRRAFTMVELIAIIVILGLLSAVAMRSFTGVMDKTRVQTTKSSLKTLHDAVIQFKFETGRYPSEDMGLEELVVEPTDVTGWTPGGYLETTEVPQDAWGNDFVYMRHPDSGKPFVIISYGADGEPGGEDYNADLYSTDAS, from the coding sequence ATGAGAGCCAAAAGACGTAACAGAAGAGCATTCACAATGGTCGAACTGATCGCAATCATCGTGATTCTCGGCCTGCTAAGTGCCGTCGCAATGAGAAGCTTTACCGGCGTCATGGACAAAACCCGTGTCCAGACAACCAAGTCAAGTCTTAAGACACTCCACGACGCTGTGATCCAGTTCAAGTTCGAGACGGGCCGCTATCCAAGCGAAGATATGGGCCTGGAAGAGCTGGTCGTGGAACCAACGGACGTTACCGGCTGGACGCCCGGCGGATACCTCGAAACCACCGAAGTACCGCAGGACGCATGGGGCAACGACTTCGTCTACATGAGACATCCAGACAGCGGAAAGCCTTTCGTCATCATCAGCTATGGTGCTGACGGAGAGCCCGGCGGCGAGGACTATAACGCTGACCTCTACAGTACCGATGCAAGCTAA